A part of Terriglobus roseus genomic DNA contains:
- a CDS encoding ArsR/SmtB family transcription factor, whose amino-acid sequence MTWNEVSLCEILVDYHLTIHNQMVMVSFVPQANANLVFRALSDPTRRAIFEELIREGEQTVHALTRFAGVSQPAVSKHLTVLKQAKLVRHRRAGRETHYRSRPEALEPIADWLRYYSVFWRERFDKLEEVLERME is encoded by the coding sequence TTGACGTGGAACGAGGTTTCGCTTTGCGAAATTTTGGTCGATTATCACTTGACTATCCATAACCAAATGGTTATGGTTTCTTTCGTGCCACAAGCTAATGCCAATCTCGTGTTTCGCGCTCTTTCTGATCCGACTCGAAGGGCGATCTTCGAAGAGCTGATCAGAGAAGGGGAGCAGACGGTGCATGCGTTGACTCGCTTTGCTGGAGTCTCGCAGCCCGCTGTCTCCAAGCACTTAACGGTGCTCAAACAGGCAAAGCTGGTGCGGCATCGTCGCGCCGGGCGCGAGACACACTATCGCTCTCGCCCGGAAGCGCTGGAGCCTATTGCTGATTGGTTGCGGTATTACAGCGTGTTCTGGCGTGAACGATTCGACAAGCTTGAAGAAGTTTTGGAAAGGATGGAATGA
- a CDS encoding SRPBCC family protein, which translates to MSNSTETNRSVVIERSFPHPPEKLWRALTESALLAQWLMKNDFSPEVGKSFQFRAEPVANWNGVIDCEVLAIEPQRKLSYTWGSMGLGSVVLFTLTPEEGGTHLRMEQSGFREDQEAAFRGAQYGWQKFMGQLEQVLAGSAT; encoded by the coding sequence ATGAGCAACTCCACAGAAACAAACCGTAGCGTTGTGATCGAGAGGAGCTTTCCGCATCCTCCTGAAAAACTGTGGCGCGCGCTGACAGAATCTGCGCTGCTGGCGCAGTGGCTTATGAAGAATGACTTCAGTCCTGAAGTTGGCAAGTCGTTTCAGTTCCGCGCTGAACCTGTGGCGAATTGGAACGGCGTTATTGACTGCGAAGTGTTGGCGATTGAGCCGCAGCGGAAGCTTTCGTACACATGGGGTTCCATGGGGCTGGGGAGTGTCGTGCTCTTTACGCTGACTCCGGAAGAGGGCGGTACGCACCTTCGCATGGAACAGTCTGGTTTCCGCGAGGATCAGGAAGCTGCGTTCCGCGGTGCGCAGTACGGATGGCAGAAGTTTATGGGCCAGTTGGAGCAGGTGCTGGCTGGGAGCGCTACGTAG
- a CDS encoding DoxX family protein, whose translation MASKRCAVGFWITTALFAIHMTFTAYAQLKLPQVAAAFAHLGFPSYFRVELSWAKFAGVIALLVPMIPTWIKEWAYAGFAITLVSAVIAHLAVGDGPAAWGWAVGAGVLLGMSYIFWRCSRTA comes from the coding sequence GTGGCGTCGAAGCGATGTGCCGTGGGTTTCTGGATCACCACGGCACTCTTCGCCATCCACATGACCTTTACGGCTTATGCGCAGTTGAAGTTGCCTCAAGTGGCTGCGGCATTCGCTCATCTTGGATTTCCAAGCTACTTCCGTGTTGAACTCTCGTGGGCCAAGTTTGCGGGAGTGATTGCGTTACTTGTGCCTATGATTCCAACGTGGATCAAGGAGTGGGCGTATGCAGGCTTTGCTATTACGCTTGTTTCCGCTGTGATTGCGCATCTTGCTGTGGGCGATGGTCCAGCGGCCTGGGGCTGGGCCGTGGGCGCGGGTGTTCTGCTGGGAATGTCCTATATCTTCTGGCGTTGCAGTCGAACTGCATAA
- a CDS encoding pyridoxal phosphate-dependent aminotransferase has protein sequence MKTISKSTKLAHVLYDIRGPIMERAKQIEDEGQQLIKLNIGNLAVFGFNAPEEVQQDMIRNLPNSAGYSDSKGIFAARKAVMHYTQTQGIQGVTLEDVYLGNGASDLIAMAVNALLNDGDELLVPAPDYPLWTAVTSLSGGKPMHYLCDEANGWIPDLDDIRSKITPRTKGIVVINPNNPTGVLYPDHILRGIVAIAREHGLVILADEVYDKVLYDGVTHTAIASLSTDVLTLTFNSLSKSYRACGYRAGWMVVSGDKLAAKDYIEGLNMLANMKLCANVPGQWAIQTALGGYQSIHDLVGEGGRLRRQRDLAYELLTAIPGVTCVRPQAALYMFPRLDPELYPIKDDRQFLLQLLEATRVLLVQGTGFNWPHPDHFRIVFLPHEPDLREAIGRIAKFLEDYRRKHGNQ, from the coding sequence ATGAAAACGATAAGTAAATCCACCAAACTGGCACATGTTCTGTATGACATCCGTGGTCCCATCATGGAACGTGCCAAGCAGATTGAGGACGAAGGCCAGCAGTTAATCAAGCTCAACATTGGCAACCTGGCCGTGTTTGGCTTCAATGCGCCTGAAGAAGTCCAGCAGGACATGATTCGTAATCTGCCGAACTCAGCAGGTTATTCGGATAGCAAGGGCATCTTTGCCGCCCGCAAAGCCGTGATGCATTACACGCAGACGCAGGGTATTCAAGGTGTGACGCTGGAAGACGTCTACCTGGGCAATGGCGCCTCTGATCTGATTGCGATGGCAGTGAACGCGCTGCTGAATGATGGCGACGAGCTGCTGGTTCCAGCGCCGGACTATCCGCTGTGGACGGCTGTGACCAGCCTGTCTGGCGGCAAGCCCATGCACTACCTGTGCGATGAAGCCAACGGTTGGATCCCGGATCTGGATGACATTCGATCGAAGATCACGCCGCGCACCAAGGGCATTGTCGTTATCAATCCGAACAATCCCACAGGTGTGCTCTATCCCGATCACATTCTGCGCGGCATCGTTGCGATTGCTCGTGAGCATGGCCTGGTGATTCTGGCGGACGAAGTCTACGACAAGGTTTTATATGACGGCGTGACGCACACGGCGATTGCCAGCCTGTCCACGGATGTACTCACGCTCACGTTTAACTCGCTTTCGAAGAGCTATCGCGCCTGCGGTTATCGTGCGGGATGGATGGTGGTCTCTGGCGATAAGCTCGCTGCGAAGGACTACATTGAAGGCCTGAACATGCTGGCCAACATGAAGCTGTGTGCGAATGTGCCGGGGCAGTGGGCGATTCAGACGGCGCTGGGTGGCTACCAGAGTATTCATGACCTCGTGGGCGAGGGTGGACGGCTGCGTCGTCAACGTGACCTGGCTTACGAGTTGCTGACTGCGATTCCGGGTGTGACGTGCGTGCGGCCGCAGGCTGCGCTGTACATGTTTCCGCGGCTTGATCCGGAGCTGTATCCGATCAAGGACGACCGCCAGTTCCTGCTGCAGTTGCTGGAAGCAACGCGTGTGTTGCTGGTTCAGGGCACGGGCTTCAACTGGCCTCATCCTGACCACTTCCGCATTGTGTTCCTGCCGCATGAGCCGGATTTGCGCGAGGCCATTGGCCGCATCGCGAAATTCCTTGAGGATTACCGCAGGAAACACGGTAACCAGTAG
- a CDS encoding TetR/AcrR family transcriptional regulator: MSVTAAPTTQRKSEETRRRILDAALEVFSERGFEAATMREVAAKAGMAVGAAYYYFPSKDAIVLAFYEEAQQEMRTALEAALARSRSLDASLRTIIQTKFDYFGKNRPLVGALASHVDPKHPLSPFSANTAHIREQDQQFFERAVEQAKLKLPKNVAPYLPRLLWMYQMGLFLFWIYDESPEQSRTGVLLEKTLKMLVMTLKLAALPIFRPFQKLAGELLEAVYGG; encoded by the coding sequence GTGTCCGTAACGGCGGCGCCTACGACTCAACGAAAGAGTGAGGAGACCCGCCGACGGATTCTGGATGCAGCGCTCGAGGTTTTTAGCGAGCGTGGTTTCGAGGCTGCCACCATGCGGGAGGTGGCGGCCAAGGCCGGGATGGCAGTAGGGGCAGCCTACTACTACTTCCCTTCGAAGGACGCCATTGTGCTGGCGTTTTATGAAGAGGCACAGCAGGAGATGCGTACCGCACTCGAAGCCGCACTGGCCCGAAGCCGATCGCTGGACGCTTCGCTGCGTACGATTATTCAGACCAAGTTCGACTACTTCGGAAAAAACCGGCCATTAGTAGGAGCTCTGGCCTCTCACGTAGACCCCAAACACCCTCTTTCTCCGTTTAGCGCGAACACGGCCCATATCCGTGAACAGGACCAACAGTTCTTTGAACGCGCGGTGGAACAGGCGAAGTTGAAGTTGCCGAAAAATGTGGCGCCCTATCTGCCACGGTTGTTGTGGATGTACCAAATGGGTCTGTTTCTGTTCTGGATCTATGACGAGTCTCCGGAACAGAGCCGCACCGGTGTGCTTCTCGAAAAGACATTGAAGATGCTGGTCATGACGCTGAAGCTTGCCGCACTACCAATCTTTCGTCCGTTTCAAAAACTTGCGGGCGAACTGTTGGAGGCGGTTTACGGCGGGTAA
- the fabD gene encoding ACP S-malonyltransferase, with protein sequence MSIAFLFPGQGSQSVGMGRDLVEKFPAAKAVFEEADDALGYSLSQLCFEGPEDQLKLTEYTQPAILTVSVAAARVLADHGVTATMAAGHSLGEYSAHVAAGTLTFADAVRTVRLRGQFMQEAVPAGKGGMSAILGLDAGRIGELCQQASDEHNCIVAPANMNAPEQTVISGEASAVTRAGELCKEAGAKRVVPLPVSAPFHCKMMEPAAERLAAELERVVILDPQIPVASNVDARMISRRADVRDCLIRQVTGAVRWVECVELLKTSGATTFIEVGPGKVLSGLMRQIDRAQKMLNVEDGDSLQKTLTTING encoded by the coding sequence ATGAGCATCGCATTTCTCTTCCCTGGACAGGGTTCGCAAAGCGTCGGCATGGGCCGCGATCTGGTAGAAAAATTCCCCGCCGCCAAAGCCGTTTTTGAGGAAGCCGACGACGCCCTGGGTTACAGCCTGTCGCAACTCTGCTTCGAAGGCCCGGAAGACCAGCTGAAGCTCACGGAATACACCCAGCCCGCGATTCTGACCGTCTCCGTGGCCGCCGCACGCGTCCTTGCCGACCACGGCGTCACCGCGACCATGGCCGCTGGCCATTCGCTGGGCGAATACAGTGCCCACGTCGCCGCCGGAACCCTCACCTTCGCCGACGCCGTCCGTACCGTGCGTCTACGCGGTCAGTTCATGCAGGAAGCCGTCCCAGCGGGCAAGGGTGGCATGTCCGCCATCCTGGGCCTCGACGCAGGACGCATCGGCGAACTCTGCCAGCAGGCCAGTGACGAGCACAACTGCATCGTGGCTCCCGCGAACATGAACGCGCCCGAACAGACCGTCATCTCCGGCGAAGCCTCCGCCGTCACCCGCGCAGGCGAACTCTGCAAAGAAGCCGGAGCCAAGCGCGTAGTGCCCCTGCCCGTCTCCGCGCCCTTCCACTGCAAGATGATGGAACCCGCCGCCGAACGCCTGGCAGCGGAACTGGAACGCGTTGTCATTCTCGACCCGCAGATTCCCGTCGCCAGCAATGTCGACGCCCGCATGATCAGCCGCCGCGCGGATGTCCGCGACTGCCTGATTCGCCAGGTGACCGGTGCCGTTCGCTGGGTGGAATGCGTAGAGCTACTGAAGACCAGCGGCGCAACCACCTTCATCGAAGTAGGGCCCGGCAAAGTCCTCAGCGGCCTGATGCGCCAGATCGACCGCGCACAGAAGATGCTCAACGTGGAAGACGGCGACAGCCTGCAGAAGACACTCACCACAATCAACGGCTAG
- a CDS encoding SDR family NAD(P)-dependent oxidoreductase has product MKINLALGMLGAGVAACEAWKAHQRDAAVRGKVVLITGGSRGLGLEIARQFGLGGAHLVLVARKDNELREALGSLMRDCAIPNGGTAHTITADISLKEDCERMIADATERYGRVDILINCAGIITVGPFEDQPTEAFRDAMNINFFGQLYAIQAVLPQMLERKAGQIVNIASIGGKIAVPHLLPYVASKFALVGLSEGLHAELRHKGVHVLTVCPGLMRTGSQVQVDVVGNAEKEYRWFKLGATMPGISVAARAAARTIFRATVERRAEITITPQAWLAARLVGVAPECSTRFAAAVSHLALPAANGNREPIKGSEIEAQRKAQKAVRNNGNTRAPFSPAQA; this is encoded by the coding sequence ATGAAAATCAACCTGGCCCTGGGGATGCTCGGCGCAGGCGTTGCAGCCTGTGAAGCGTGGAAGGCCCACCAGCGCGACGCGGCAGTGCGCGGCAAGGTCGTCCTCATCACTGGCGGCAGCCGCGGCTTAGGACTGGAAATTGCGCGCCAATTCGGCCTCGGCGGTGCGCACCTGGTGCTTGTCGCGCGTAAGGATAACGAACTACGGGAAGCCCTCGGCTCGTTGATGCGCGACTGTGCCATCCCGAACGGCGGCACGGCCCACACCATCACTGCCGACATCAGCCTGAAAGAAGACTGCGAACGGATGATCGCCGACGCAACCGAGCGCTACGGCCGGGTGGACATCCTTATCAACTGCGCCGGGATCATCACCGTAGGTCCGTTTGAAGACCAACCCACCGAAGCCTTCCGCGACGCTATGAACATCAACTTCTTCGGCCAGCTTTACGCCATCCAGGCCGTACTGCCGCAGATGCTGGAGCGAAAAGCAGGACAGATCGTGAACATTGCCAGCATCGGCGGCAAGATTGCCGTACCGCACCTGCTGCCGTACGTCGCAAGTAAATTTGCCCTCGTTGGCCTCAGCGAAGGCCTGCATGCTGAACTTCGCCACAAGGGCGTCCACGTGCTCACCGTCTGCCCTGGCCTCATGCGTACCGGCTCGCAGGTGCAGGTGGATGTGGTTGGCAACGCAGAGAAGGAATATCGCTGGTTCAAACTCGGCGCCACGATGCCCGGCATCTCCGTTGCTGCTCGCGCCGCAGCCCGCACCATCTTCCGCGCCACCGTAGAACGCCGGGCAGAGATCACCATCACACCGCAGGCATGGCTCGCCGCGCGGCTGGTTGGCGTCGCTCCGGAATGCTCCACCCGCTTTGCAGCAGCGGTCAGTCACCTGGCTCTTCCCGCCGCCAACGGCAACCGAGAGCCGATAAAAGGGTCTGAGATCGAAGCACAACGAAAGGCCCAGAAGGCAGTTAGAAACAACGGCAACACGCGTGCGCCGTTCTCACCCGCCCAGGCGTGA
- a CDS encoding MerR family transcriptional regulator, with product MATKRRSKGAYMISAVSEMYAIHPQTLRLYEREGLLRPSRSEGNTRLYTDEDLERLEFILNLARDLGVNIAGIAIILQMRERMEQMNKDMQNFVSYMRDEMLSRMQQPRSNEAGLVPLRRPVLVGKPVVVKSATSKKRG from the coding sequence ATGGCTACCAAGCGACGTTCCAAAGGCGCGTACATGATCTCCGCAGTATCGGAGATGTATGCCATTCATCCTCAGACGCTGCGCCTGTATGAGCGCGAAGGCTTGTTGCGCCCCTCTCGTTCCGAGGGCAACACCCGGCTGTACACCGATGAGGACCTGGAGCGGCTGGAGTTCATCCTGAATCTGGCTCGCGATCTGGGTGTGAATATTGCAGGCATTGCCATCATCCTGCAGATGCGCGAACGCATGGAGCAGATGAACAAAGACATGCAGAACTTTGTGAGCTACATGCGCGACGAAATGTTGAGCCGTATGCAGCAGCCACGCAGTAATGAAGCAGGTCTGGTGCCGCTGCGTCGTCCCGTGCTGGTAGGTAAGCCGGTCGTGGTGAAGTCTGCCACATCGAAGAAGCGGGGATGA
- a CDS encoding glycosyltransferase, translated as MSFVSLSQLTGTGLVSRILFWIAALGSLTALIFCGMAVVAALRFAARHKRVLQRKELFTPPLSVLKPLHGAEPGLERNIESFFQQNYPAPYEILFCARHQDDAGLQIAREVAARYPDRPVRFIAGGEPLYPNPKMFSLGVMSDAATYPHLITSDADARVSPDALLRCVQSLAPGHNVKGHQVVLGSCLYTGYVDRGSLFTWLDAVGKSVEMGAGVLIADMLSGTDFALGPLQILEKKTFLDAGGYEDLGHYWAEDFVLGHRLAEQGKGVEMSTHVIKLMVADQGMARSFRDQLRWMQSTRRSRPAGHFGTGLTFAMPFGLLGFALESSLGNWCAAGVFLGLALVNRWLQAFTMLRVLGAERIVFQTLVYPLRDLLGFVVWCCSYLPADTRYHGTQFRIMPDGRLKAEG; from the coding sequence ATGAGCTTCGTTTCGCTGTCGCAGCTCACAGGGACTGGTCTTGTTTCGCGCATCTTGTTCTGGATTGCAGCGCTGGGTTCTCTGACAGCTTTGATCTTCTGCGGCATGGCCGTTGTAGCTGCGTTGCGGTTTGCTGCAAGGCACAAGCGTGTTCTGCAACGGAAGGAATTGTTCACACCTCCGTTGAGCGTATTGAAGCCCTTGCACGGCGCCGAGCCGGGGCTGGAACGAAACATCGAAAGCTTCTTTCAGCAAAACTATCCCGCACCATACGAGATTCTTTTCTGCGCACGTCATCAGGACGATGCAGGCCTCCAGATTGCGCGTGAGGTAGCTGCGCGTTATCCCGATCGCCCGGTGCGCTTCATTGCGGGCGGTGAACCGCTGTATCCCAATCCGAAGATGTTTTCGCTTGGAGTGATGAGCGATGCGGCAACGTATCCGCACCTGATCACCTCGGATGCAGATGCGCGTGTGTCCCCCGACGCGTTGTTGCGTTGTGTTCAGTCGCTTGCGCCCGGACACAACGTGAAGGGCCATCAAGTGGTGCTTGGATCGTGTTTGTACACGGGCTATGTGGATCGCGGCAGTTTGTTTACATGGCTCGATGCGGTGGGTAAGAGCGTGGAGATGGGCGCGGGCGTGCTGATTGCGGACATGCTGAGCGGTACCGACTTTGCGCTGGGACCGCTGCAGATCCTTGAGAAGAAAACGTTCCTCGACGCTGGCGGATACGAAGACCTGGGCCACTATTGGGCAGAGGATTTTGTGCTTGGACATCGGCTTGCCGAACAGGGCAAGGGCGTGGAGATGAGTACGCATGTGATCAAGCTGATGGTGGCGGACCAGGGCATGGCTCGCTCGTTTCGTGATCAGCTTCGATGGATGCAGAGCACGCGCAGGTCACGTCCAGCAGGCCACTTCGGAACAGGTCTCACGTTTGCCATGCCGTTTGGATTGCTCGGGTTTGCGCTGGAGTCTTCGCTCGGCAACTGGTGTGCTGCAGGGGTGTTTCTTGGTCTTGCGCTTGTGAATCGCTGGCTGCAGGCGTTTACCATGTTGCGCGTGTTGGGTGCCGAGCGCATCGTGTTTCAGACGCTGGTCTATCCGCTACGCGATCTGCTTGGTTTTGTTGTGTGGTGCTGCAGTTATCTACCTGCGGACACGCGCTATCACGGTACTCAGTTTCGCATTATGCCGGATGGGCGTTTGAAGGCAGAAGGCTAA
- a CDS encoding DUF4256 domain-containing protein produces the protein MAPAALSKQQRTQLLSTLKERFEKNTKRHAKLAWSDVEAKLEKNNAALRSLFAMEESGGEPDVIGRDEKTGEIIFCDCSAESPEGRRNICYDRKGYEKRLKEGLQPIGCVLDIAADMGIEPLDEEQYFALQKLGEFDLKSQSWIKAPAEFVKLGGGLFGDRRFGRVFVYHNTPPSFYRARGFRGLLRL, from the coding sequence ATGGCACCTGCAGCACTCTCAAAGCAGCAACGCACACAATTGCTCTCCACGCTGAAAGAGCGCTTTGAAAAGAACACCAAGCGCCATGCAAAACTCGCATGGAGTGACGTCGAAGCAAAGCTCGAAAAGAACAACGCTGCCCTGCGTTCGCTCTTCGCAATGGAAGAAAGTGGCGGCGAGCCCGACGTGATTGGCCGCGATGAAAAGACAGGCGAGATCATCTTCTGCGATTGCTCCGCCGAAAGCCCGGAAGGCCGCCGCAATATTTGCTACGACCGCAAGGGTTATGAAAAGCGCCTCAAAGAAGGACTGCAGCCTATCGGGTGCGTGTTAGACATCGCAGCCGACATGGGCATTGAGCCGCTGGATGAAGAACAGTACTTCGCGTTGCAGAAGCTCGGCGAATTCGACCTGAAATCACAAAGCTGGATCAAGGCCCCAGCAGAGTTCGTGAAGCTTGGCGGAGGACTATTCGGTGACCGACGCTTTGGCCGCGTCTTCGTGTATCACAACACGCCACCATCGTTTTATCGTGCGAGAGGATTCCGCGGCCTGCTTCGCCTTTAG
- a CDS encoding ArnT family glycosyltransferase yields the protein MTLSEPLSSSPSTDSQSSAGPLNRRSIAVLVAIWLILHLGCLFTPGLLDDVDSIYIEAAREMLQRHDYVTPYVDGVRFFDKPPLMYWMAAGGMKLFGPHDWAARLPLSLMVLGLFLSVYALGRKLFGERGGFYAALAMATSLGPYLFTRFYIPDIMNALWMALGVHLFLIALDGIRNGQMRTARMATWAFGVVMGLNLLTKGLIGIVFPIGFVVIYALLTKQGKRLLKLPLFTSLLLFAVVALPWHILAALRNPAIPMPAGTGLPARAGWFWFYIINEHFMRFRGLRIPHDYGQVPIPLFWLMFFLWLMPWVAFLPAAWTQYARMWRDRPMESSKRKQAALTVLLWSGMVLGFFTLSSRQEYYSLPALPALALMAGGVVAGAEHGDPHLRRNILRAHTWFLLPLGMLIAGICGTLAAISPAARPGADISELLTSNPDQYNLALGHLHDLTTRAMGFFRAPLAIMAVSMFGVGPIAWWIRRHGNRRIANRERAANAVLAVSMCGVLLAVHGGLDRFYPIIGSKGLAVELAKVVQPDDAVMLDGELTSGSTLLFYTRHPLQLVNGRVNGPWFGSFWPDAPPIFEDENSLHKAWSGTQHVYLLTYQQSRIADLQHFGTVHLFATSGGKMILTNR from the coding sequence GTGACGTTGTCTGAACCACTGTCGTCTTCACCCTCCACGGATTCGCAGTCATCTGCCGGCCCGCTCAACCGCCGTTCCATCGCCGTATTGGTAGCCATCTGGCTGATACTGCACCTCGGCTGTCTGTTCACGCCCGGTCTGTTAGACGATGTGGACTCCATTTACATTGAAGCCGCACGCGAGATGTTGCAGCGCCACGACTACGTCACGCCGTACGTGGACGGTGTCCGCTTCTTCGACAAACCGCCGCTCATGTACTGGATGGCCGCTGGCGGTATGAAGCTCTTCGGCCCACATGACTGGGCGGCACGCCTGCCGCTGTCATTGATGGTGCTGGGACTTTTTCTCTCTGTATATGCGCTGGGCCGCAAACTTTTTGGAGAACGCGGCGGCTTCTATGCAGCGCTCGCCATGGCTACCAGCCTTGGACCATACCTCTTCACGCGTTTCTACATTCCCGACATCATGAACGCGCTTTGGATGGCGCTGGGTGTGCACCTCTTCCTCATTGCGTTGGATGGAATCCGCAACGGACAGATGCGCACTGCACGCATGGCCACGTGGGCCTTCGGCGTCGTGATGGGATTGAACCTGCTCACCAAGGGACTCATCGGCATTGTGTTCCCCATCGGCTTTGTGGTGATTTATGCGTTGCTGACAAAGCAGGGTAAGCGGCTACTAAAACTGCCGCTGTTTACTTCATTGCTACTCTTCGCCGTTGTCGCGTTGCCGTGGCACATCCTTGCGGCGCTGCGTAATCCTGCGATCCCCATGCCCGCGGGTACAGGGCTTCCTGCGCGCGCTGGGTGGTTCTGGTTCTACATCATCAACGAACACTTCATGCGCTTCCGTGGTCTGCGCATCCCGCATGATTACGGCCAAGTTCCCATCCCGCTCTTCTGGTTGATGTTCTTCCTGTGGCTCATGCCGTGGGTCGCCTTCCTGCCCGCTGCCTGGACGCAGTACGCGCGCATGTGGCGCGACCGTCCCATGGAAAGCTCTAAACGCAAGCAGGCCGCTTTGACGGTGTTGCTGTGGAGCGGCATGGTGCTTGGCTTCTTCACGCTTAGCTCGCGGCAGGAGTACTACTCTCTGCCTGCGCTGCCTGCACTCGCGCTGATGGCTGGCGGTGTTGTTGCCGGAGCAGAACACGGCGATCCGCATCTGCGACGCAACATTCTCCGCGCGCATACATGGTTTCTGTTGCCCCTAGGAATGCTCATCGCCGGCATCTGCGGCACGCTTGCGGCCATCTCGCCTGCGGCACGCCCCGGTGCAGACATCAGCGAACTGCTCACCAGCAACCCGGATCAGTACAACCTGGCGCTGGGCCATCTGCATGACCTCACCACGCGCGCGATGGGCTTCTTCCGCGCGCCATTGGCCATCATGGCTGTGTCCATGTTCGGCGTTGGCCCCATCGCATGGTGGATACGGCGACATGGCAATCGTCGCATTGCCAATCGAGAGCGCGCAGCCAACGCGGTCCTCGCAGTGAGCATGTGCGGTGTGTTGCTCGCGGTGCATGGCGGCCTTGACCGCTTCTATCCCATCATCGGATCGAAGGGCCTGGCCGTGGAGCTTGCAAAGGTGGTGCAGCCTGACGATGCCGTGATGCTTGACGGTGAACTCACCAGCGGCTCCACGTTGCTCTTTTACACGCGGCATCCATTGCAGCTTGTGAATGGCCGTGTGAATGGCCCGTGGTTCGGTTCGTTCTGGCCGGATGCTCCGCCCATCTTTGAAGATGAGAACAGCCTGCACAAAGCGTGGAGCGGAACACAACACGTGTACCTGCTGACCTATCAGCAATCGCGCATTGCAGACCTGCAACACTTTGGCACGGTACATCTTTTCGCCACATCCGGCGGCAAGATGATTCTCACGAATCGTTAA